A single genomic interval of Scylla paramamosain isolate STU-SP2022 chromosome 4, ASM3559412v1, whole genome shotgun sequence harbors:
- the LOC135100127 gene encoding uncharacterized protein LOC135100127 yields MAWKERMDTEGATQEDEGLGVLFEEPDEKGTNPDCASGEPVVGQVEPNLDFLVEKSELIKAQESDESLKSAWNEAKMLGELDNEYVGYYVNNGVLMRSWRPLTAPTSDHWMVKRQIVVPRVYRKKILEMAHEGNLAGHLGVRKTLGKILCHFYWPRVRGDVKEFCKTCGLCQKVGNPNQVIRPAPLHPIPVVDEPFSKVVIDCVGPLPRTRRGNQYLLTIMCMSSRFPEAIPLRSINSKKIVRELVKFFSWVGIPKVLQSDQGSNFTSRAFKEILRGLKIEQRLSSAYHPQSQGCVERFHQTLKNTLRMYCEEMSVQWDEALPLALFALRDSVQESTGFSPFELVYGHEVNGPLRMVKEKWLGAEEPHTVVKYVSDFKDRLMRARKIARENLKNSRSEMKGWYDKKARDRSFQPGDKVLVLFPLQGDPFKARFSGPWEIERKMSDVNYIVKTPGRKKKNQLCHVNMLKPFHERDRENGGDVVEGVRTVSVVNATTEAEEKWSEVKLSRCEGMVLENSAVLGNLNDKLGHMELEKKERIREIIERFNSLFPDAPRKTNVVVHDVDVGEAEPIKQHLYRVNPQKREIMRKEVEYMLENDLIEPSESPWSSPCVLVPKPGQESFRFCTDYRKVNMVTKPDAYPIPRVDDCIDHVGSANFITKIDLLKGYWQVGLTERAKAISAFVTMDGLYQYKVLPFGMKNSGSSFQRLMNRILKGLKGCSVYIDDILLYTESWEEHVQLLEEVFRRLDDANLTVNLAKSNFVQANVEYLGFKVGKGEVRTVEAKVKDIVNLPPPTNRNEILRFLLAS; encoded by the coding sequence ATGGCCTGGAAGGAACGCATGGACACCGAGGGAGCAACGCAGGAGGACGAAGGCCTGGGCGTTCTGTTTGAGGaacctgatgaaaaaggaaCTAACCCGGATTGCGCGAGTGGTGAACCGGTTGTAGGCCAGGTGGAGCCCAACCTTGATTTTCTGGTAGAAAAGAGCGAGTTGATAAAAGCTCAGGAGAGTGATGAAAGCTTGAAGTCTGCTTGGAATGAGGCTAAAATGCTGGGTGAGCTGGACAATGAGTACGTGGGCTACTACGTGAATAACGGGGTATTAATGAGAAGTTGGAGGCCCCTGACAGCCCCAACCTCTGATCACTGGATGGTGAAAAGGCAGATTGTGGTGCCACGGgtatataggaagaaaattttggagATGGCACACGAAGGTAATCTAGCAGGACACCTGGGGGTCAGAAAAACCCTAGGAAAAATCCTGTGTCATTTTTACTGGCccagagtgagaggtgatgtgaaaGAGTTTTGTAAAACTTGTGGTTTGTGTCAGAAGGTGGGCAATCCGAACCAGGTGATTCGCCCTGCCCCCCTTCACCCTATACCTGTGGTCGACGAGCCTTTCAGTAAGGTGGTGATAGACTGTGTAGGTCCTTTACCAAGGACCCGGAGGGGAAACCAGTACTTGCTGACTATTATGTGTATGTCATCCAGGTTTCCTGAGGCCATTCCCCTCAGGAGtataaactctaaaaaaatTGTGAGGGAACTGGTGAAATTTTTCTCCTGGGTGGGAATTCCTAAGGTGTTGCAGTCAGACCAGGgaagtaatttcacttctcGTGCGTTCAAGGAAATCCTAAGGGGTCTAAAGATTGAACAGAGACTGTCGAGTGCTTATCACCCTCAGTCTCAGGGTTGTGTAGAAAGATTTCACCaaactcttaaaaacactctcaggatgtattgtgaggagatgagtgttcAGTGGGATGAGGCATTGCCACTAGCCTTGTTCGCGTTAAGGGACAGTGTGCAGGAGTCAACTGGTTTCAGCCCATTTGAGTTAGTGTATGGGCATGAGGTGAACGGTCCTTtaaggatggtgaaagaaaaatggttaggaGCAGAGGAGCCTCATACTGTGGTGAAATATGTATCTGATTTCAAGGACAGATTGATGAGAGCTAGGAAAATTGCTCgggaaaatttgaaaaatagtcgGAGTGAGATGAAAGGCTGGTATGACAAGAAGGCGAGGGACAGATCTTTCCAGCCTGGGGACAAGGTATTGGTTCTTTTCCCATTGCAGGGTGATCCTTTCAAAGCCAGGTTCAGCGGGCCTtgggagattgagaggaaaatgagtgatgtgaattacattgtaaaaactccagggaggaagaaaaagaaccagtTGTGTCATGTAAACATGTTGAAGCCATTTCatgaaagggacagagaaaatggaggtgatGTAGTAGAGGGAGTAAGAACTGTGAGTGTTGTAAATGCAACCActgaggcggaagagaagtggTCCGAAGTGAAACTGAGTAGGTGTGAAGGGATGGTGCTAGAGAACTCAGCTGTGTTAGGGAATTTAAATGATAAACTGGGGCACATGGAgctagagaagaaggaaagaattaggGAGATAATTGAAAGATTCAATTCTTTGTTCCCTGATGCACCTAGAAAAACGAATGTGGTGGTGCACGATGTGGATGTTGGGGAGGCTGAACCCATCAAACAGCATCTCTACAGAGTTAACCCGCAGAAAAGAGAGATcatgagaaaagaagtagagtaTATGCTGGAAAACGACTTGATTGAGCCCAGTGAGAGCCCATGGAGTTCGCCATGTGTACTGGTGCCCAAGCCTGGTCAAGAGAGTTTCCGTTTTTGTACGGACTATAGGAAGGTTAacatggtgacaaaacctgatgCTTACCCTATCCCTAGAGTTGATGACTGTATAGATCATGTGGGAAGTGCcaacttcataacaaaaattgaCTTGTTAAAGGGGTACTGGCAAGTAGGACTCACTGAGAGGGCAAAAGCCATATCAGCTTTTGTCACCATGGATGGATTATACCAGTACAAAGTTCTTCCGTTTGGGATGAAGAACAGTGGGAGTTCTTTTCAGAGGTTAATGAACAGAATACTGAAGGGATTGAAGGGATGTTCTGTGTACATAGACGACATATTGTTGTACACTGAGAGTTGGGAAGAGCATGtgcagctgctggaggaagtATTCAGAAGGCTGGATGATGCCAACCTTACTGTCAACTTAGCAAAAAGTAATTTCGTGCAAGCTAATGTGGAGTACTTAGGTTTCAAGGTTGGaaaaggtgaagtgagaaccgTGGAAGCCAAGGTGAAAGACATTGTaaatctccctccacccaccaataGGAATGAGATACTGAGATTCTTATTGGCCAGTTGA